In Desulfonatronovibrio magnus, the following proteins share a genomic window:
- a CDS encoding site-specific integrase: MNNHPQKGSSIKVEPIRNLEDIKAIKQLLQDKPRDLLLFIIGINNGLRIGDILKLKVKQVQGLRSGDTLRIREQKTGKENVLLINKSVHKALERYLESAQPDPEDYLFKSKKGSGPLTVSAANRLVKSWCKAINLRGNYGTHSLRKTFGYIQRIKYGVGFEVLCKRFSHSSPAVTMRYLGIEDKEVNGILMNEI; this comes from the coding sequence AGTTGAGCCCATAAGAAACCTGGAAGATATCAAGGCCATTAAGCAGCTGCTTCAGGATAAGCCCAGAGACCTTCTGCTGTTTATCATAGGTATCAATAATGGGCTGCGTATCGGAGATATCCTGAAACTGAAAGTAAAACAGGTCCAGGGTCTTAGGTCTGGAGATACCTTGAGGATCAGGGAGCAGAAGACCGGGAAAGAGAACGTGCTGCTCATAAACAAGTCTGTGCATAAAGCCCTGGAGAGGTATCTGGAATCTGCCCAACCTGACCCGGAAGACTATCTGTTCAAGAGTAAGAAAGGGAGCGGGCCTTTAACCGTGAGTGCAGCCAATAGACTTGTGAAATCCTGGTGCAAGGCTATTAATCTGAGAGGGAACTACGGAACACATAGCCTTAGAAAAACATTCGGATATATTCAGAGGATCAAGTACGGGGTAGGCTTTGAGGTCCTGTGCAAAAGGTTCAGCCATAGTAGTCCTGCCGTTACCATGCGTTACCTGGGGATTGAGGACAAGGAAGTGAATGGGATTTTGATGAATGAGATTTGA